The Mustela nigripes isolate SB6536 chromosome 4, MUSNIG.SB6536, whole genome shotgun sequence genome includes a window with the following:
- the NEUROD6 gene encoding neurogenic differentiation factor 6 isoform X1, translated as MLTLPFDESVVMPESQMCRKFSRECEDQKQIKKPESFSKQIVLRGKSIKRAPGEETEKEEEEEDREEEDENGLPRRRGLRKKKTTKLRLERVKFRRQEANARERNRMHGLNDALDNLRKVVPCYSKTQKLSKIETLRLAKNYIWALSEILRIGKRPDLLTFVQNLCKGLSQPTTNLVAGCLQLNARSFLMGQGGEAAHHTRSPYSTFYPPYHSPELTTPPGHGTLDNSKSMKPYNYCSAYESFYESTSPECASPQFEGPLSPPPINYNGIFSLKQEETLDYGKNYNYGMHYCAVPPRGPLGQGAMFRLPTDSHFPYDLHLRSQSLTMQDELNAVFHN; from the coding sequence ATGTTAACACTACCGTTTGATGAGTCTGTTGTAATGCCAGAATCCCAGATGTGCAGAAAGTTTTCTAGAGAATGTGAGGACCAGAAGCAAATTAAGAAACCAGAAAGCTTTTCCAAACAGATTGTCCTTCGAGGAAAGAGCATCAAAAGGGCCCCAGGAGAAGAAAccgagaaggaagaagaggaagaagacagggaagaggaagatgaaaatGGCTTGCCCAGAAGGAGGggtcttaggaaaaaaaagacgACCAAGCTCCGACTGGAGAGGGTCAAGTTCAGGAGACAGGAAGCTAATGCACGTGAGAGAAACAGGATGCACGGCCTCAACGACGCTCTGGACAATTTAAGAAAAGTGGTCCCCTGTTATTCCAAAACCCAAAAACTGTCCAAAATAGAAACTTTACGACTGGCCAAAAACTACATCTGGGCACTTTCTGAAATTCTGAGAATCGGCAAGAGACCTGATCTGCTCACGTTCGTCCAAAACTTATGCAAAGGTCTCTCCCAGCCAACTACAAACTTGGTGGCAGGGTGCTTGCAGCTCAACGCCAGGAGTTTCCTGATGGGTCAGGGTGGGGAGGCTGCGCACCACACAAGGTCGCCCTACTCTACTTTCTACCCACCCTACCACAGCCCTGAGCTCACCACTCCCCCAGGGCATGGAACTCTTGATAATTCCAAGTCCATGAAACCCTACAATTATTGCAGTGCGTATGAATCCTTCTATGAAAGCACCTCCCCTGAGTGTGCCAGCCCTCAGTTTGAAGGTCCCTTAAGTCCTCCCCCAATTAACTATAATGGGATATTTTCCCTGAAGCAAGAAGAAACCTTGGACTATGGCAAAAATTACAATTACGGCATGCATTACTGTGCAgtgccacccaggggtccccttGGGCAGGGTGCCATGTTCAGGTTGCCCACCGACAGCCACTTCCCTTACGACTTACATCTGCGCAGCCAATCTCTCACCATGCAAGATGAATTAAATGCAGTTTTTCATAattaa
- the NEUROD6 gene encoding neurogenic differentiation factor 6 isoform X2, with the protein MKLKPKIVLRGKSIKRAPGEETEKEEEEEDREEEDENGLPRRRGLRKKKTTKLRLERVKFRRQEANARERNRMHGLNDALDNLRKVVPCYSKTQKLSKIETLRLAKNYIWALSEILRIGKRPDLLTFVQNLCKGLSQPTTNLVAGCLQLNARSFLMGQGGEAAHHTRSPYSTFYPPYHSPELTTPPGHGTLDNSKSMKPYNYCSAYESFYESTSPECASPQFEGPLSPPPINYNGIFSLKQEETLDYGKNYNYGMHYCAVPPRGPLGQGAMFRLPTDSHFPYDLHLRSQSLTMQDELNAVFHN; encoded by the exons atgaaattaaaacctAAG ATTGTCCTTCGAGGAAAGAGCATCAAAAGGGCCCCAGGAGAAGAAAccgagaaggaagaagaggaagaagacagggaagaggaagatgaaaatGGCTTGCCCAGAAGGAGGggtcttaggaaaaaaaagacgACCAAGCTCCGACTGGAGAGGGTCAAGTTCAGGAGACAGGAAGCTAATGCACGTGAGAGAAACAGGATGCACGGCCTCAACGACGCTCTGGACAATTTAAGAAAAGTGGTCCCCTGTTATTCCAAAACCCAAAAACTGTCCAAAATAGAAACTTTACGACTGGCCAAAAACTACATCTGGGCACTTTCTGAAATTCTGAGAATCGGCAAGAGACCTGATCTGCTCACGTTCGTCCAAAACTTATGCAAAGGTCTCTCCCAGCCAACTACAAACTTGGTGGCAGGGTGCTTGCAGCTCAACGCCAGGAGTTTCCTGATGGGTCAGGGTGGGGAGGCTGCGCACCACACAAGGTCGCCCTACTCTACTTTCTACCCACCCTACCACAGCCCTGAGCTCACCACTCCCCCAGGGCATGGAACTCTTGATAATTCCAAGTCCATGAAACCCTACAATTATTGCAGTGCGTATGAATCCTTCTATGAAAGCACCTCCCCTGAGTGTGCCAGCCCTCAGTTTGAAGGTCCCTTAAGTCCTCCCCCAATTAACTATAATGGGATATTTTCCCTGAAGCAAGAAGAAACCTTGGACTATGGCAAAAATTACAATTACGGCATGCATTACTGTGCAgtgccacccaggggtccccttGGGCAGGGTGCCATGTTCAGGTTGCCCACCGACAGCCACTTCCCTTACGACTTACATCTGCGCAGCCAATCTCTCACCATGCAAGATGAATTAAATGCAGTTTTTCATAattaa